Proteins co-encoded in one Candidatus Stygibacter australis genomic window:
- a CDS encoding 4Fe-4S binding protein, with translation MPDKVEKNRDGLIIKQDDTPLKMQVEVNEVKYEGDYRKTPVFIFHDWCKKCGICVAFCPTKTLGRNLDGSPFVEHPEKCIHCETCDRLCPDFAITGAKR, from the coding sequence ATGCCAGATAAGGTAGAAAAGAACCGCGATGGTCTTATCATCAAACAAGATGATACACCTTTGAAGATGCAGGTTGAAGTCAACGAAGTCAAATATGAAGGCGACTATCGCAAGACCCCAGTTTTCATTTTTCATGACTGGTGTAAGAAGTGCGGAATTTGTGTAGCATTTTGCCCCACGAAAACATTGGGTCGTAATCTTGACGGCTCACCATTTGTGGAGCATCCGGAAAAGTGTATTCACTGTGAAACCTGTGACAGACTATGTCCTGATTTTGCAATAACAGGAGCAAAAAGGTAA
- the uvrB gene encoding excinuclease ABC subunit UvrB codes for MGEFKIVSSYQPKGDQPEAIRELTSAILAGERYQTLLGVTGSGKTFTIAQVIAQVQKPTLVISHNKTLAAQLYGEFMQLFPDNAVEFFISYYDYYQPEAYIPGRDIYIEKDADINKQIEKLRLRATMSLMERRDVIIVASVSCIYGLGTPENYREALIRLRKGDVIKRDKLLRQLVKIHYGRNDVAFERGTFRVRGDTIEIYPAYMEHSVRLEFFGDELEQITRINPLDNKILENVDEYPIYPANHFITTSSSLNRAIGTIKEELKQRVNYFENNNKLIEAQRIEQRTLFDIEMLQELGYCSGIENYSRHLVGTKPGNPPYTLLDYFPEDFLMVIDESHASLPQIKAMYKGDYSRKKNLVEYGFRLPSAFDNRPLKWAEFEQRMKQVIFASATPAEYELDKCQGVIVEQIIRPTGLLDPEIIVRPVATQVDDLMEEIRLRKPLQQRILVTTLTKRMSEDLATYLNRANIKARYLHSEIKTMERSNIIRELRLGKFDVLIGVNLLREGLDLPEVSLVAIFDADKTGFLRSVRSLIQTAGRAARHVEGRVIFYADNMTDAIKTVLNETNRRRIKQLAYNQEHNIKPESIKKNIDEIMTSTSVAAGYREKSPKKEKVDFREYLELKSKENIITLLRKEMKIAARDLDFERAAELRDRIIELEEI; via the coding sequence ATGGGTGAATTTAAGATAGTATCATCTTATCAGCCCAAAGGTGACCAGCCTGAGGCGATACGTGAATTGACCAGCGCAATTCTGGCTGGTGAAAGATATCAGACACTTCTGGGAGTGACAGGGTCCGGGAAAACATTCACCATTGCCCAGGTGATAGCTCAAGTTCAAAAACCTACCTTAGTAATTTCTCATAATAAGACACTGGCAGCCCAGCTATATGGAGAATTCATGCAATTATTTCCTGATAACGCAGTAGAATTCTTTATTTCATATTATGATTATTATCAACCAGAAGCCTATATCCCCGGTCGTGATATATATATAGAAAAAGATGCTGACATCAATAAGCAGATAGAGAAACTAAGATTACGGGCAACCATGTCACTGATGGAACGACGTGATGTGATCATAGTAGCCAGTGTAAGCTGTATATATGGATTAGGTACCCCTGAGAATTATCGGGAAGCACTTATTCGTCTGCGTAAGGGTGACGTGATCAAGCGGGATAAATTGCTGCGTCAACTGGTTAAAATACACTATGGTAGAAATGATGTAGCATTTGAACGGGGGACTTTTAGAGTTCGTGGTGATACTATAGAAATATATCCTGCTTATATGGAGCATTCCGTTCGGCTGGAATTTTTTGGTGATGAATTGGAGCAGATAACCCGCATAAATCCACTTGATAACAAAATCCTGGAAAATGTTGATGAATATCCAATTTATCCGGCAAATCATTTCATTACTACTTCCTCATCTTTGAACAGGGCAATAGGAACAATTAAAGAAGAGCTTAAACAGCGAGTGAATTATTTTGAAAACAATAATAAATTGATAGAAGCCCAACGGATTGAGCAGCGAACATTATTTGATATTGAGATGTTACAGGAATTAGGTTATTGTTCTGGAATAGAAAATTATTCACGTCATCTGGTGGGTACTAAGCCAGGTAATCCGCCCTATACACTTTTAGATTATTTCCCGGAAGATTTTCTGATGGTGATTGATGAATCTCATGCTAGCTTGCCGCAGATAAAAGCCATGTATAAAGGTGATTATTCCAGGAAAAAGAACCTGGTGGAATATGGATTCAGATTACCTTCCGCTTTTGATAACAGGCCTTTGAAGTGGGCAGAATTTGAGCAGAGAATGAAGCAGGTGATATTTGCTTCTGCCACACCTGCTGAATATGAGCTTGATAAATGTCAAGGGGTGATCGTGGAGCAGATCATCAGACCTACGGGTCTGCTTGATCCAGAGATAATAGTGCGACCAGTGGCAACGCAGGTGGACGATCTGATGGAAGAGATTCGACTGCGCAAACCTCTGCAGCAGAGAATACTGGTGACCACACTTACAAAAAGAATGTCAGAAGATCTTGCGACATACTTGAATAGGGCAAATATCAAAGCCCGTTATCTGCATAGTGAAATAAAGACAATGGAGAGATCAAATATTATCAGGGAATTAAGACTGGGTAAATTTGATGTTCTGATAGGAGTAAATTTATTGCGGGAAGGTCTGGATCTACCTGAGGTTTCTCTTGTAGCAATATTTGATGCAGATAAAACCGGATTTTTGCGATCAGTGCGTAGTTTGATCCAGACAGCAGGCAGGGCCGCTAGACATGTGGAAGGAAGGGTGATTTTTTATGCTGATAATATGACTGATGCAATTAAAACTGTATTGAATGAGACAAATCGCAGGCGAATCAAGCAACTTGCTTACAATCAAGAACATAACATCAAACCGGAATCTATCAAAAAAAATATTGACGAGATTATGACCTCCACAAGTGTGGCAGCCGGATACAGGGAAAAGAGTCCCAAAAAGGAAAAAGTAGATTTCAGAGAGTATCTGGAACTGAAATCAAAAGAGAATATTATCACCCTGTTGCGGAAGGAAATGAAAATAGCGGCTCGTGATCTTGATTTTGAACGGGCGGCAGAATTACGGGACAGGATAATCGAGCTTGAGGAAATTTAA